A section of the Bryobacteraceae bacterium genome encodes:
- a CDS encoding sulfatase — MAGMDRRSFLGAAAAAAAGAPVRKDGRPDIVVILADDLGYSDVACYGGEIETPNIDRLARYGVRFSQFYSAARCCPTRAALLTGLYPHQAGVGHMVEDRGLPGYRGFLNRSSVTLAEVLKTAGYTTLMSGKWHVGERRPHWPCDRGFDRYFGLISGASSYFRLDPGRTMAIDDRPYTPPEQGFYMTDAITAHAIEMVRVAAARPRPFFLYLAYTAPHWPLHALPPEIEKYRGKFLKGWDRLRAERYERMVAMGLIDRQWSLSPRDPGVPAWDSLSQREKEAWDLRMAVYAAQVDRMDQGIGRVIREIEKTGRLDNTFVLFLSDNGGCAEENIGGGMEKKAPNPAPGGPDSYTSYRRPWAQLSNTPFRLYKQYVHEGGIATPAIATWPARIRQPGTVTHEVGHVIDVMPTVLRISGARYPDENQGTPTLPPEGVPLTTCVVHGGGLPRNAPGLFWEHQGHRAFRQGNWKLVALRGGAWELYNLAEDRTELNDLARRDPKRVEHMAAEWARWAARCGVVDYDRLPPPVPARD; from the coding sequence ATGGCGGGCATGGATCGGCGATCCTTTCTGGGGGCGGCCGCGGCGGCCGCCGCAGGAGCGCCCGTCCGGAAGGACGGGCGGCCCGACATCGTCGTGATTCTGGCCGACGATCTCGGCTACTCCGACGTCGCCTGCTACGGCGGTGAAATCGAGACCCCAAACATCGACCGGCTGGCGCGCTACGGCGTGCGGTTCTCACAGTTCTACTCGGCGGCCCGCTGCTGTCCAACCCGCGCGGCGCTGCTCACCGGCCTGTATCCGCACCAGGCGGGAGTCGGCCATATGGTAGAGGACCGCGGGCTGCCCGGCTACCGCGGGTTCCTCAACCGCAGCAGCGTCACTCTGGCCGAAGTCCTGAAAACGGCCGGCTACACGACGCTGATGTCCGGCAAGTGGCACGTGGGCGAGCGCCGGCCACACTGGCCGTGCGACCGCGGCTTCGACCGCTACTTTGGCCTGATCAGCGGCGCCTCCAGCTACTTCCGGCTCGACCCCGGCCGCACGATGGCCATCGACGACCGGCCTTACACGCCGCCTGAACAGGGCTTCTACATGACGGACGCCATCACCGCGCACGCCATCGAAATGGTGCGCGTGGCGGCCGCCCGGCCGCGCCCGTTTTTCCTCTACCTCGCCTACACCGCGCCTCACTGGCCGTTGCACGCCCTGCCGCCGGAGATCGAAAAATACCGCGGGAAATTTCTCAAGGGCTGGGACCGCCTCCGCGCCGAACGCTACGAGCGCATGGTGGCCATGGGCCTCATCGACCGCCAGTGGTCTCTTTCACCGCGTGATCCCGGCGTGCCGGCGTGGGACTCGCTCAGCCAGCGCGAGAAGGAGGCCTGGGACCTGCGCATGGCGGTCTACGCGGCGCAGGTCGACCGCATGGACCAGGGCATCGGCCGCGTCATCCGCGAGATCGAAAAGACCGGGCGGCTCGACAACACCTTCGTGCTCTTCCTGTCAGACAACGGCGGCTGTGCGGAGGAAAACATCGGCGGCGGCATGGAGAAGAAGGCGCCAAACCCGGCACCCGGAGGGCCGGACTCCTACACGTCCTACCGGCGCCCCTGGGCGCAGCTCTCCAATACGCCTTTTCGCCTCTACAAGCAGTACGTGCACGAAGGCGGCATCGCGACTCCGGCCATCGCCACCTGGCCGGCGCGGATCCGGCAACCCGGCACGGTCACGCACGAAGTGGGCCACGTCATCGACGTGATGCCGACCGTGCTCCGCATCAGCGGCGCCAGGTATCCGGACGAAAATCAGGGCACGCCCACCCTGCCCCCGGAGGGCGTGCCGCTGACCACCTGCGTCGTGCATGGCGGCGGGCTGCCGCGCAATGCGCCGGGCCTTTTCTGGGAGCATCAGGGGCACCGGGCGTTCCGGCAGGGCAACTGGAAACTGGTGGCGCTGCGCGGAGGCGCCTGGGAGCTCTACAACCTGGCCGAAGACCGCACGGAGCTGAACGATCTGGCCCGGCGCGACCCGAAGCGCGTCGAGCACATGGCGGCGGAGTGGGCCCGCTGGGCGGCGCGCTGCGGCGTCGTCGACTACGACCGGCTGCCCCCGCCCGTGCCGGCGCGAGATTGA
- a CDS encoding membrane protein, giving the protein MDPSIGTPLLWAGFLLLIFVLLALDLGVFHRRAHVIHPREALLWSVFWICLALIFNLAVWHWFGKARALEFLTGYLIEKALSVDNIFVFVVIFTYFAVPPDLHHRVLFWGILGAIILRGVFILAGAAIIQKFHWAIYVFGAFLIFTGIKLFLDRGSEVHPEQNPVYRLFRRFVRSTSGYRGPRFFVTENGVRYATPLLLVLVCIEATDVVFALDSIPAIFAVTRDPFIVFTSNIFAILGLRALYFLLAGIIPKFRFLRIGLAVVLVFVGVKMVIEHWVEIPILASLFFIAVVLAISILSSWILPAPAPDAEPALPPAPKDES; this is encoded by the coding sequence ATGGATCCCTCCATCGGCACGCCCCTGCTCTGGGCCGGCTTCCTCCTGCTCATCTTCGTCCTGCTCGCGCTCGACCTCGGCGTCTTTCACCGCCGCGCTCACGTCATCCATCCGCGCGAGGCGCTCCTCTGGTCCGTGTTCTGGATCTGTCTCGCGCTCATCTTCAATCTCGCCGTCTGGCACTGGTTCGGAAAAGCGCGCGCACTCGAATTTCTCACCGGATATCTGATTGAAAAGGCGCTTTCCGTCGACAATATCTTCGTTTTTGTCGTCATTTTTACCTATTTTGCCGTCCCGCCGGACCTCCACCACCGCGTCCTTTTCTGGGGCATTCTCGGCGCCATCATCCTCCGCGGCGTCTTCATCCTGGCCGGGGCCGCCATCATCCAGAAATTTCACTGGGCCATTTATGTCTTCGGCGCATTCCTCATCTTCACCGGCATTAAGCTCTTCCTCGACCGCGGCTCCGAGGTTCACCCCGAGCAGAACCCCGTCTACCGCCTCTTCCGCCGCTTTGTCCGCAGCACCAGCGGCTACCGCGGCCCCCGCTTCTTCGTCACCGAAAACGGCGTCCGCTACGCCACCCCGCTTCTGCTCGTCCTCGTCTGCATCGAGGCCACCGACGTCGTCTTCGCGCTCGACTCCATCCCGGCCATTTTTGCCGTCACCCGCGACCCATTCATCGTTTTTACGTCGAATATCTTTGCCATTCTCGGCCTGCGCGCCCTCTATTTTCTCCTCGCCGGCATCATTCCCAAATTCCGTTTCCTCCGCATCGGGCTCGCCGTCGTTCTTGTCTTTGTCGGCGTCAAGATGGTCATCGAGCACTGGGTGGAGATCCCGATCCTCGCTTCGCTCTTCTTCATTGCCGTTGTGCTCGCCATCTCGATCCTCTCCTCCTGGATCCTGCCGGCACCGGCCCCGGACGCCGAACCCGCCCTGCCGCCCGCCCCGAAAGACGAGTCCTGA
- a CDS encoding helicase, which yields MNLSLDFPDPRRDESLGLSRRADLDAAIARLRAWMEEPNSPIRAIRHQPAQPGRFEPIPEAVAPVVRKVLEERGIRQLYTHQAAAFRALAAGSHIAVVTPTASGKTLCYNLPVLNRLVADPETRALYLFPTKALSEDQLHEFHSTVEAMGADIRAFTYDGDTPQDARRQIRERANVVLTNPDMLHSGILPHHTKWAKLFENLRYVVIDELHTYRGVFGSHLANVIRRLKRICAFYGSSPQFICCSATIANPAELASALTGESFVLIDDNGAPSGEKYFVFYNPPVVNRQLGIRRSYLNETRRLAAELVQRGQQTLVFANNRLAMEVLVKYLKDSCARPPAPPDIVRGYRGGYLPRERRDIERGLREGAIRCVVATNALELGVDIGSLDVVVLAGYPGSIASTWQRAGRAGRRLGVSLALMIASSAPLDQYIVEHPEFFFESSPEHAHVNPDNLEILVSHLKCAAFELPIRDGERFGPHETGELCQYLAELGVVHHSAGAWHWVADSYPADAISLRSVTSDNFVVIDITGEERVIGEVAFPAALTELHEKAIYLHEARQYQVERMDYDGRKAYVRQVECDYFTDAIDYTQVKVLEQAASRPLGPAEASHGDVRVNRQIVGFKKIRFYTNENVGAGALSLPEQEMHTTSFWIHFPAAFWQPFAHLSPAERLNGLTGLGHAFRTVASLLLMCDPRDLGVAITEEIAPPVACFEPNLHLYDNYPGGIGQSGPLFEMAPQLVAGARDLIAGCACEQGCPACTGPAGETGARAKQAALEILAALAAAPPESVTGSDASPAGA from the coding sequence ATGAACCTGAGTCTGGATTTCCCGGATCCACGCCGCGACGAGTCACTCGGCCTGTCCCGCCGTGCCGATCTTGATGCCGCCATCGCCCGCCTTCGCGCCTGGATGGAGGAGCCCAATTCGCCCATCCGCGCCATCCGTCATCAGCCGGCCCAGCCCGGCCGCTTCGAGCCGATCCCGGAAGCGGTCGCACCTGTCGTCCGCAAGGTCCTGGAAGAGCGCGGCATCCGCCAGCTCTACACGCACCAGGCGGCCGCCTTCCGCGCCCTCGCCGCCGGCAGCCACATTGCCGTGGTCACGCCCACCGCCAGCGGCAAGACGCTCTGCTACAACCTGCCGGTGCTGAACCGTCTGGTGGCCGATCCCGAAACCCGCGCCCTGTATCTCTTCCCCACCAAGGCCCTGTCCGAGGACCAGCTCCACGAGTTCCACTCCACCGTCGAAGCCATGGGCGCTGACATCCGCGCCTTCACCTACGACGGTGACACGCCGCAGGACGCCCGCCGCCAGATCCGCGAACGCGCCAACGTCGTCCTCACCAACCCGGACATGCTCCACTCGGGCATCCTGCCGCACCACACGAAATGGGCCAAGCTCTTTGAAAACCTCCGCTATGTCGTCATTGACGAACTGCACACCTACCGCGGCGTCTTTGGCAGCCACCTGGCCAACGTCATCCGGCGTCTGAAGCGGATCTGCGCCTTCTACGGCTCCTCGCCCCAGTTCATCTGCTGTTCGGCCACCATCGCCAACCCGGCCGAACTCGCCTCGGCGCTCACCGGCGAATCGTTTGTCCTCATCGATGACAACGGCGCCCCGTCCGGCGAAAAGTACTTCGTCTTCTACAATCCGCCCGTCGTCAATCGGCAGCTCGGCATCCGCCGCAGCTATCTGAACGAAACGCGCCGGCTCGCTGCCGAACTGGTCCAGCGCGGCCAGCAGACGCTCGTCTTCGCCAACAACCGGCTGGCCATGGAAGTCCTCGTCAAATACCTCAAGGACTCCTGCGCCCGTCCTCCCGCGCCGCCCGACATCGTGCGCGGTTACCGCGGCGGCTACCTGCCGCGGGAGCGCCGCGACATCGAACGCGGCCTCCGCGAGGGCGCCATCCGCTGCGTCGTCGCCACCAACGCCCTCGAGCTCGGCGTCGATATCGGCTCGCTCGACGTGGTCGTCCTTGCCGGATATCCCGGTTCCATCGCCAGCACGTGGCAGCGCGCCGGCCGCGCCGGCCGGCGCCTCGGCGTCTCGCTTGCGCTCATGATCGCCTCCAGCGCGCCCCTGGATCAATACATCGTCGAGCACCCGGAGTTCTTCTTCGAGAGCTCGCCCGAACACGCCCACGTCAACCCGGACAACCTCGAAATCCTCGTCAGCCACCTGAAATGCGCCGCCTTTGAGCTGCCCATCCGGGACGGCGAACGCTTCGGTCCCCACGAAACCGGCGAACTCTGCCAGTACTTGGCCGAACTCGGCGTCGTCCATCACTCCGCCGGCGCCTGGCACTGGGTGGCGGACTCCTATCCCGCCGACGCCATCAGCCTCCGTTCGGTCACCAGCGACAATTTCGTCGTCATCGACATCACCGGCGAGGAACGCGTCATCGGCGAGGTCGCCTTCCCGGCCGCGCTCACCGAGCTCCACGAAAAGGCCATCTACCTCCACGAGGCCCGCCAGTACCAGGTGGAGCGCATGGACTACGACGGCCGCAAGGCCTACGTCCGCCAGGTCGAGTGCGACTACTTCACTGACGCCATCGACTACACCCAGGTCAAAGTGCTCGAACAGGCCGCCTCGCGCCCTCTCGGCCCCGCCGAGGCCAGCCACGGCGATGTCCGCGTCAACCGCCAGATCGTCGGCTTCAAGAAGATCAGGTTCTACACCAACGAAAACGTCGGCGCGGGCGCCCTCTCATTGCCGGAACAGGAAATGCACACCACCAGCTTCTGGATTCATTTCCCGGCCGCTTTCTGGCAGCCCTTCGCGCATCTCTCGCCCGCCGAGCGCCTCAATGGACTCACCGGCCTGGGCCACGCCTTCCGCACCGTCGCCTCCCTGTTGCTGATGTGCGACCCGCGCGACCTCGGCGTCGCCATCACCGAAGAGATCGCGCCGCCGGTCGCCTGCTTCGAGCCCAATCTCCATCTCTACGACAATTACCCCGGCGGCATCGGCCAGAGCGGCCCGCTGTTCGAGATGGCTCCGCAACTGGTGGCCGGCGCGCGGGACCTCATCGCCGGCTGCGCCTGCGAGCAGGGCTGCCCCGCCTGCACCGGCCCGGCCGGCGAGACCGGCGCCCGAGCCAAACAGGCCGCGCTCGAAATCCTGGCCGCACTGGCCGCCGCGCCTCCGGAAAGCGTCACCGGTTCAGACGCCTCGCCCGCAGGCGCCTGA
- the lolA gene encoding outer-membrane lipoprotein carrier protein: MRPALICLLACVAAPSCAADLSTLIRAVEQRYNRAITLEADFEQRHLVQGRPRRIETGHLTLRKPGRMRWDYTHPAGKLFVSDGRWVWLYSPGAQQVERVRLKETDDFRAPLAFLLGRLDFRRAFGTLELSGTPEAPQLGAWPKSDRAPFTRVDFTLGPSGAIRRLVVHSPDGTAMEFVFTNERLNPPVTDSAFRFTPPPGLPVVDSGQ, from the coding sequence ATGCGGCCCGCGCTGATCTGCCTGCTCGCCTGCGTCGCGGCTCCCTCATGCGCCGCCGACCTCTCTACCCTCATCCGCGCCGTCGAGCAGCGCTACAATCGCGCCATCACCCTCGAAGCCGACTTCGAACAGCGCCATCTCGTCCAGGGCCGCCCGCGCCGCATCGAGACGGGCCATCTCACCCTCCGCAAGCCCGGCCGCATGCGCTGGGACTACACACATCCCGCCGGCAAGCTGTTCGTCTCTGATGGCCGCTGGGTCTGGCTCTATTCGCCGGGCGCCCAACAGGTGGAGCGCGTGCGCCTGAAAGAAACGGATGACTTCCGCGCGCCGCTCGCCTTCCTGCTCGGACGGCTCGATTTCCGCCGCGCCTTCGGCACGCTCGAACTCTCCGGCACGCCGGAGGCCCCACAACTGGGCGCCTGGCCGAAATCCGACCGCGCCCCGTTCACGCGCGTCGACTTCACCCTCGGCCCCAGCGGCGCCATCCGCCGCCTCGTCGTTCACTCACCCGACGGCACAGCCATGGAGTTCGTCTTTACCAATGAGCGCCTCAATCCACCGGTCACGGACTCCGCGTTCCGCTTCACCCCACCTCCTGGCCTGCCCGTGGTGGACTCCGGACAGTAG
- a CDS encoding rRNA methyltransferase, with protein sequence MHTAPLPDALLKSILDAASEFTTAELAAAASRISDAYRRGLPPRLDTPVERAAYLVTRLPATYAALRRAAAELPFQPDSWLDLGAGAGAAAWVAPCPVTLVDQNQGWPDFRPVRRIHADLARLPDLEPHDVVSIAYALNELTPAPRRWLLDEAWRLARRALILVEPGTPAGFAIVLAARTQLIEAGARIHAPCPHTNPCPLEGADWCHFAVRVERTRLHRQLKGGSLGYEDEKFSYLAALREGADPAQGRILRHPEVQPNLIRLTVCGREGIATETVTRRDPRWRAARKASWGDRWPPDAPPSAPEE encoded by the coding sequence ATGCACACTGCGCCGCTGCCTGACGCGCTGCTTAAGTCGATCCTCGACGCCGCCTCCGAATTCACCACCGCCGAACTGGCCGCCGCCGCATCCCGCATCTCGGACGCCTACCGGCGCGGACTCCCGCCCCGGCTCGATACGCCGGTGGAGCGCGCCGCCTACCTGGTCACGCGTCTTCCGGCCACCTACGCCGCCCTGCGGCGCGCTGCCGCCGAGCTGCCCTTCCAGCCTGACTCCTGGCTGGATCTCGGCGCCGGCGCGGGCGCCGCCGCCTGGGTGGCACCCTGCCCGGTGACGCTCGTCGACCAGAACCAGGGCTGGCCGGACTTCCGGCCCGTCCGGCGCATCCACGCCGACCTGGCGCGGCTGCCGGATCTCGAGCCCCACGACGTCGTCAGCATCGCCTATGCGCTCAACGAGCTCACGCCCGCCCCGCGCCGCTGGCTGCTGGACGAGGCCTGGCGGCTCGCCCGCCGGGCGCTGATTCTCGTCGAACCCGGAACGCCCGCCGGCTTCGCCATCGTGCTGGCTGCGCGCACCCAGCTCATCGAGGCCGGCGCCCGCATCCATGCGCCCTGCCCCCACACGAACCCCTGCCCGCTCGAAGGCGCCGACTGGTGCCACTTCGCCGTCCGCGTCGAACGCACGCGGCTCCACCGGCAACTGAAGGGCGGCAGCCTCGGCTACGAGGACGAAAAATTCTCCTACCTCGCCGCCTTGCGTGAGGGCGCCGATCCGGCCCAGGGCCGCATCCTCCGCCACCCGGAGGTCCAGCCGAACCTCATCCGGCTCACCGTCTGTGGCCGGGAAGGCATCGCCACAGAAACCGTCACCCGCCGCGATCCCCGCTGGCGCGCCGCACGAAAAGCTTCCTGGGGAGACCGCTGGCCCCCTGACGCGCCTCCATCTGCTCCTGAAGAGTGA
- a CDS encoding terminase translates to MCSGRSALESLPPAASLLPIVAQSLRPPERVSLSRWADRYRRLSSEASAAPGAWTTLPYQRDVLDALSPHSRHERVVLVWGSQLGKTEMLLTLIAYIIACQPGPILVVQPTLSMAEAFSKDRISPMIRDMEILRGLVADPKARDAGSTIFHRRFTGGHLTIVGSNSPAGLASRPIRYLLMDEIDRWEASAGAEGDPATLAIARTRTFWNRKIVMVSSPTTRGASRIEQAWLESDQREYHVPCPHCGQYQRLIWGRVEWPDGHPQEARYRCASCESLIHHSQKARMIARGRWEPGNPDVSVAGFHLSELYSPWRSWGELAAEWMTAQGNVERLRAFVNTSLAELWDDQVVGQVSEDELLARRENYGPQLPDGVALLTAGVDVQDDRLECSVWGWGRGEESWLIEHRILPGDPTLGTDQGPWLELDRYLAQPWQHPRAGALHVAAAAVDAGYATAVVTRFCDARAGRRIWAVKGAAGAVPPWPRRQSRAPRGRMYVIGVDSLKATITGRLRTQQGQGAMHFPVTVDREYFEQINAEFVKTTYSRGRPVRVWERRKGRRAEALDCAVYAYAALHGLMHQGVHPDREAERLSLLASSRPQESVPVGTWLGDRSKGWLRR, encoded by the coding sequence ATGTGCTCAGGACGCTCGGCGCTCGAATCGCTGCCGCCGGCGGCGAGCCTGCTGCCGATCGTGGCTCAGTCGTTGCGACCGCCCGAGCGGGTGAGTCTGTCGCGGTGGGCGGACAGGTACAGGCGGCTATCCAGCGAGGCCAGCGCCGCGCCAGGGGCTTGGACAACGCTCCCATACCAGCGGGACGTGCTGGACGCACTGAGCCCGCACAGCCGGCACGAGCGAGTCGTGCTCGTGTGGGGAAGCCAGCTCGGAAAGACTGAGATGCTGCTGACGTTGATCGCATACATCATCGCCTGCCAGCCAGGGCCGATCCTCGTGGTCCAGCCGACGCTGTCCATGGCCGAGGCGTTTTCAAAGGACCGGATCTCGCCCATGATCCGCGATATGGAGATCCTGCGTGGGCTAGTGGCTGATCCGAAGGCGCGCGACGCCGGTAGCACGATTTTTCACAGGCGCTTCACGGGCGGGCATCTGACGATCGTCGGCAGCAATTCGCCGGCCGGCCTGGCGTCCAGACCGATCCGCTACCTGCTGATGGACGAAATTGACCGGTGGGAGGCATCGGCCGGCGCAGAAGGAGACCCAGCGACGCTGGCCATAGCACGGACCAGGACGTTTTGGAACCGCAAGATCGTCATGGTCAGCTCTCCGACCACGCGCGGGGCATCGCGGATCGAGCAGGCGTGGCTCGAGAGCGACCAGCGCGAATATCATGTGCCGTGCCCGCACTGCGGACAGTACCAGCGACTGATCTGGGGACGGGTGGAGTGGCCTGACGGCCACCCGCAGGAGGCCCGATACCGGTGCGCCAGCTGCGAGAGCCTGATTCACCACAGCCAGAAGGCGCGCATGATCGCTCGTGGCCGGTGGGAGCCAGGCAATCCAGATGTGTCGGTCGCGGGCTTCCATCTCAGCGAACTCTATTCGCCATGGCGCTCCTGGGGCGAGCTGGCTGCGGAGTGGATGACGGCGCAGGGCAATGTCGAGCGGCTCAGAGCTTTCGTGAACACATCGCTGGCCGAGCTGTGGGATGACCAGGTCGTCGGACAGGTCAGCGAGGACGAGCTTCTGGCGCGCCGGGAGAACTATGGGCCACAGCTGCCGGATGGTGTGGCACTGCTGACCGCTGGTGTCGATGTCCAGGACGACCGGCTGGAATGCTCTGTGTGGGGCTGGGGCCGAGGCGAGGAATCCTGGCTGATCGAGCACCGCATCCTGCCCGGCGATCCGACGCTAGGGACGGATCAGGGACCTTGGCTCGAACTCGACCGCTACCTGGCGCAGCCGTGGCAGCACCCGAGGGCTGGCGCGCTGCACGTCGCAGCGGCGGCGGTCGATGCCGGGTACGCGACGGCAGTCGTGACTCGGTTCTGCGATGCCCGCGCTGGCCGCAGGATCTGGGCGGTCAAAGGCGCGGCCGGCGCCGTGCCGCCATGGCCTCGCCGGCAGAGCCGGGCACCGCGAGGGCGGATGTATGTGATTGGCGTCGATTCCCTCAAGGCGACGATCACTGGGCGGCTGAGGACGCAGCAGGGACAAGGGGCGATGCACTTTCCAGTCACGGTCGACCGCGAGTATTTCGAGCAGATCAATGCAGAGTTCGTGAAGACTACCTACAGCCGCGGCCGGCCAGTCAGGGTGTGGGAGCGGCGCAAGGGACGCCGGGCCGAGGCCTTGGACTGCGCGGTCTACGCCTATGCTGCTCTGCACGGCCTGATGCATCAGGGAGTGCACCCAGACCGCGAGGCTGAGAGGCTATCCCTGCTGGCGAGCTCTCGGCCGCAGGAGAGTGTGCCGGTCGGCACGTGGCTCGGCGACAGGTCGAAGGGGTGGCTCAGACGATGA
- a CDS encoding phage portal protein, with the protein MNWLDKVIGWFAPARAYRRVHARMSMQAAERFAYEAARSTRRTSGWLAPGTGPNAEIAGAADRLRNRSRDLVRNNAHAARVVAAISHNAVGTGIVARTPAREVAEAWRSWIEVCDADGTLDWYGIQTLVARAVVESGECLVRFRPRRREDGIWPPLQLQVLEPDYLDASKTGPTDNGYAISGIQYDLIGRRVGYWLYQSHPGERFAPSSGLTSSFVPASEVLHIYRKDRPGQERGVPWLAPVIMRMRDLDEYEEAELVRKKIEACFSAFVVGGDPARTLGATRTDGTSGQRIEQFEPGMITYLSDAEDVRFATPQPNAGYADYVRHQLRAIATGLSTPYEILTGDLSQTNYSSIRAGLLEFRRMIEQFRWQVLIPQLCQPVWNRFTRDLGVEERVPVTWTPPKWEWVDPLKESAAVTAHIRSGLLTWREAVSEMGYDPDEQLAEIAATNQAWDEAGVVLDCDPRRVTQSGTQQKED; encoded by the coding sequence ATGAACTGGCTGGACAAAGTGATCGGCTGGTTTGCCCCAGCGCGCGCCTATCGGCGAGTGCATGCCAGGATGAGCATGCAGGCCGCAGAGCGCTTCGCCTACGAGGCGGCCAGGTCGACGAGACGCACCTCAGGATGGCTGGCGCCGGGCACAGGTCCGAATGCGGAAATCGCTGGGGCCGCGGACAGGCTGCGCAATCGGAGCCGTGACCTGGTCCGGAACAATGCCCATGCTGCCAGGGTGGTGGCGGCGATCTCACACAACGCCGTAGGCACAGGCATCGTGGCCCGCACACCGGCGCGCGAGGTGGCAGAGGCCTGGCGTAGCTGGATCGAGGTATGCGATGCCGATGGAACGCTCGACTGGTATGGCATCCAGACATTGGTCGCCCGGGCAGTGGTCGAGTCGGGAGAGTGCCTGGTCAGATTCCGGCCGCGACGCAGAGAGGATGGCATCTGGCCGCCCTTGCAGTTACAGGTGCTCGAGCCGGATTACCTCGACGCGTCGAAGACCGGGCCTACCGACAATGGATATGCCATCAGCGGCATCCAATATGACCTCATCGGCCGGCGAGTTGGTTATTGGCTCTACCAATCTCATCCAGGGGAGCGCTTTGCTCCGTCTTCAGGCCTCACAAGCTCGTTTGTACCAGCATCGGAGGTGCTGCATATCTACCGAAAGGATCGCCCGGGGCAGGAGCGAGGCGTGCCATGGCTGGCTCCTGTGATCATGCGCATGCGAGACCTCGATGAGTACGAGGAGGCTGAGCTTGTCCGCAAAAAGATCGAGGCCTGCTTCTCGGCCTTCGTGGTCGGCGGGGACCCGGCCCGCACGCTTGGCGCGACCCGCACAGACGGCACAAGCGGTCAGCGTATAGAGCAGTTCGAGCCGGGGATGATCACGTACCTCTCTGATGCCGAGGACGTGCGATTCGCAACTCCCCAGCCGAACGCCGGGTATGCTGACTACGTCCGCCACCAGTTGCGGGCGATCGCTACCGGGCTCTCGACGCCATACGAAATCCTGACAGGTGACCTCAGCCAGACGAATTACTCCTCGATCCGGGCAGGGCTGTTGGAATTCCGGCGCATGATCGAGCAATTCCGCTGGCAGGTGCTGATCCCGCAGCTGTGCCAGCCGGTCTGGAACCGATTCACGCGCGATCTGGGCGTCGAGGAACGTGTGCCGGTGACCTGGACGCCGCCGAAGTGGGAGTGGGTTGATCCACTGAAGGAGAGCGCTGCCGTTACAGCGCACATTCGGAGTGGGCTGTTGACATGGCGAGAGGCTGTGAGCGAGATGGGCTACGACCCGGACGAGCAGTTGGCCGAGATCGCTGCCACCAACCAGGCATGGGATGAGGCCGGCGTGGTTCTCGATTGCGATCCGCGTCGCGTCACGCAAAGCGGAACCCAGCAGAAGGAGGATTGA